The region GCCCCTTCCAGAGCCTGCATGGCGTTGGCCGCAAGGTTCATGACCAGCTCTTCAAACCTGATACATGTTCCGGCAACAGGTTTGATTTCAGGATCTATGTTGAGTTCCAATGCTATGCCTCTGGCAATCATCTGGGCACTCAGCAGGGAAAGAGCTGACTGCGCCGCCTCCCCAAGGTTGCACAACTCGCCGGCCCCGGCCTGATTATAGCGCAGATGCTCACGAAGATGATTGACAATGGAGTCGATGCGGTCCACCTGCCCGGCAATCTTGCGCAGGATACGGACGACCTCATTGTTGGGGGTCTCACAACGATCCTCCAGCAGCAGGGCCGAGGCGGAAAGTAAGCGTATTGCGTTCAACGGCTGATTGATCTCATGGGCAATACCGCCGCCGATGACGGCAAATGTAGTCACCCGACTGGCGCGTTCCATGGCTGAGCGAGCTTCGGCCAAAGTAGCTTCAGCCTGCCGCTGGACTGTTACGTCACGCCCCACGGATTGATATTCAACCGCGCGACCTTCTTCATTAAAGATTGCCCGGGTAATATATTGTACGTAGTAAACGTCTCCATCCTCAGCGGTATAGCTGGGCTCGGTGACAACCTCGGGATTATCAGGAGTCAGGGAATATACCTGACGAACGATCTCCTCACGTTCATCAAGTGCCAGAAGATCCTGAAAATTAGACGAAAGAAGGAATTCGGAACTCTTGCCGTAAAAATGACAAAAAGCCCGGTTCACAAAAGTCAGTCGCCCGTCGGGACGAAAACGACGGATAAGCTCAGTCTGGTCCTCGACCACGCTGCGGTATATGGAATCCTGCGCTGTCATTTTGTTGCTCTCCGCGCACTTTCTTTGCGTTTCGACGAGGACAGCTTTTGCAGGGATTCGCCGGAAAAAAGGCTCAAGGCCCCGGCCGGACAGACCGAAACACAGGCCGGTTCGTCACGGAATCCGGTGCATAGATCACATTTATGGGCTACCGGCACATGGCGTTCAACATCGATGGTCCCGACCTGCATGGCACCGACTGGACAAACGGCCAGACAGGCCTTGCATCCGAAACAACGCTCAGCATCAATCGCCACCGACCTGCCGTTAAAGGTGATCGCTCCCACAGGGCATGCCGCAGCGCAGGGGGCGTCCTCACACTGCCGACACTGAACAGGGGCAGTGACACCGGACTCGCGGACAACCGAAATGCGCGGACTGAAAGGTTGCCCGCTTTCCATGGCCCGGCCCATGTCGGATGCAATGTGGGCGTCCACGCAGGCTATTTCACAGGCTCGGCAACCGATACAACGGGAAGGTATAGCCAGAACAAAAGCATTCATGACCTAATGTCCCTCACAATCTGTTCCGTAGTGCGTATGCAGAAGCTCATGCGAACGGTGGCCCAGAGGTTTTCCCAGAAACTTTTCATAGAGGGCCACAACGGACTCGTTTTTATGCGAAGCGCGGACCGGCAACGCCTTGTCATGACGATGCAGACCGCCACGGCGGCGGGCAATGGCATCGGCAAGGTCCACTCCGGGCAGCAGTTTCGGCTGGCCCCCTCCGGCAACACAGCCGCCGGGACAACACATGACCTCCATAAAATCAAAATCGGCCTTTCCGGCGCGGACATCCTCAAGCAAAGGGGCTGCGTTGGCCAGCCCGGAAACAATGACCGCCCGGATTGTCTTTCCGGACACATCTATGGAAGCTCTGCGGATACCTTCTCCCGCCGGGGAAAATTTCACTCCGCTTTCACAGACATCATTGCCGGTTGTGACCGCAATGGCCGTGCGCAGGGCTGCTTCCATAACCCCGCCGGAGGCTCCGAAAATCACCCCGGCCCCGGAATAAAGTCCCATGGGAATATCAAAATCCTCTTCCGGCATTGCTGGTAAATCAATATCCCTTTCCTTCAGCATAGCCGCAAGTTCGGTCACAGTAAGCACGGCATCCACATCGGGATATTCGCTGGCCTGCATCTCAGGGCGTGCGGCCTCATGTTTTTTGGCCGTACAGGGCATAATGGCGACACTGGCAATGGATTCCGGGTCTACACCGGCGATTTCAGCACCATAAGTTTTAAAAAGAGCTCCGGCCATCTGCTGCGGAGATTTGCAGCTTGAAAGGTGGTCGGTCAAATCGGGCCAGACGGTTTCCATGTAGCGCACCCAACCGGGGCAACAGGATGTGAACATGGGCAAAGGACCATCGGCCCCGAGCCGCTCCAGCAATTCCGAGGACTCTTCCA is a window of Maridesulfovibrio sp. DNA encoding:
- a CDS encoding 4Fe-4S dicluster domain-containing protein, translating into MNAFVLAIPSRCIGCRACEIACVDAHIASDMGRAMESGQPFSPRISVVRESGVTAPVQCRQCEDAPCAAACPVGAITFNGRSVAIDAERCFGCKACLAVCPVGAMQVGTIDVERHVPVAHKCDLCTGFRDEPACVSVCPAGALSLFSGESLQKLSSSKRKESARRATK
- a CDS encoding [Fe-Fe] hydrogenase large subunit C-terminal domain-containing protein — protein: MTAVSQVVSIDPMICTGCRRCAEICPVDAISGAEGEPQTIDTLKCVVCGQCVLICSAFVSPFDDGADNLPDLRRERGLSENDLSPLFAAHFRSDTGRVAEMLSDPSKMTMVQCAPAVRTSIAEEYGLAPGTLTPGQLAASLRRLGFGAVYDTIFAADVTIMEESSELLERLGADGPLPMFTSCCPGWVRYMETVWPDLTDHLSSCKSPQQMAGALFKTYGAEIAGVDPESIASVAIMPCTAKKHEAARPEMQASEYPDVDAVLTVTELAAMLKERDIDLPAMPEEDFDIPMGLYSGAGVIFGASGGVMEAALRTAIAVTTGNDVCESGVKFSPAGEGIRRASIDVSGKTIRAVIVSGLANAAPLLEDVRAGKADFDFMEVMCCPGGCVAGGGQPKLLPGVDLADAIARRRGGLHRHDKALPVRASHKNESVVALYEKFLGKPLGHRSHELLHTHYGTDCEGH
- a CDS encoding ATP-binding protein; its protein translation is MTAQDSIYRSVVEDQTELIRRFRPDGRLTFVNRAFCHFYGKSSEFLLSSNFQDLLALDEREEIVRQVYSLTPDNPEVVTEPSYTAEDGDVYYVQYITRAIFNEEGRAVEYQSVGRDVTVQRQAEATLAEARSAMERASRVTTFAVIGGGIAHEINQPLNAIRLLSASALLLEDRCETPNNEVVRILRKIAGQVDRIDSIVNHLREHLRYNQAGAGELCNLGEAAQSALSLLSAQMIARGIALELNIDPEIKPVAGTCIRFEELVMNLAANAMQALEGAENEQKTISIRVVPQGADSVELSVADNGPGFDPKLAGELFEPFFSTKSPGTSMGLGLSIVRTIVQAAGGSVIAENRPGGGALLRAILPAAEAGRD